Part of the Bacillus andreraoultii genome is shown below.
TATAACCAAAGTACTGATAAAGGTTCTGAAGACTTAGCAACGAAAAATTTACAATCGGTGACTCTATCTAGTGAACCTGCTCCTAACCAAGCAGTTTTTAGTCAAGAAACGAATACTGAATCAACTTATTCAAATCAAGCGAATTACAAGGAAAACAATGAGACGAGTACAGCAAGAATTAGATCGAACACGGCGGGATACGACACTGAATTCGGGGATGAAATTTTTCCGGAACCAGGGGAACAAAATAATCAATCAAATGAACATAATGTAGACAACAATGCATTAAATAATAATACTACTTGGGGAACATATTTAGATGGTTATGGACATTTTCCAGTTTATGGACAAGTAGAATTAAATCAAGATGAAGATAAAAAAGAGAATAAAAAGACGAAATAAAAATTAGGAAAAACATACTAACATTAGTAGCACAGACCAAGGCCATGGTTTGTGCTACTATTTGTTTATAGTAGAAGTGAAGGAAGGTCGAACAGCCCCTGGGACCAATAGAGAGTCCGTATCAAAAACAGACCTACTTCACAACCTTATTTGAATCAGTTTAGTATGTTGGGTCCTAGAAGAAAATGGAATCGATAAGGCACTGTGAAGGCTTCTATGGATGGCTAAAAAGGAGAAGAAAATATGAAACATGTTGTAGCTTTTGATGTAAGTATGGGGAAAAGTGTGATGACGGTATATGACCGTTATAAACGATGTGAGTATGAAGGTGAGATTGAACATACACGTTCTAGCTTTCAATTGCTTCATGAGCGATTACAACAATTAAAGATTCTTGATGGACAAGCACCTGAAATTGTCTTTGAAGCGACAGGCGTTTATTCAAAAGGATTGGAGAAGTTTTTATGCGACCATGGGTATAGGTATAGCCGGATGAATCCATTAGAGGCAAACCTTCAAATGGCTTCCATGCGTCGGCATAAAACAGATAAGAGTGATGCACATGAGCTGGCGAAAACTCATTTTAAAATGGAACGGGACTATACATACCAACAGGATGAATACGATGAGCAGATTCGTGCGTTAACGCGATATTATGATGAGGTCGATACAGAAATCAATCATTTATGGAATCGGATGCATGCCATTTTACAACTCAGTTTCCCAGAGTTAGAGCAGATTATTACACCACGTTCTGCATTGTTTTTAAACATCGTGCAGCTTTATCCTCATCCGACGGTACTAATAGCGCATTCTAAAACGGTGATTCGCAACCGACTAAAAGACAATACACGAAAAAATCTTTCGTTAAAGCGTGCAGAAGAAAAAGCGATTATTTTATTAGAAGTTGCCAAAGAATCTTATCCAGCTATTTCCTCAACGGATGTTAGGTGTGAACAAGTAAAGGATTACGCAAAACGCATTGCGGATTTAAAAGAAAAAAAGGAACAGCTAGTTAAACAAATGGTTGAACTTTCGAAAGACCGTTCCGAATTTCAAGTGCTTATTTCGTTTCCTGGGATTGGGGAGACTACAGCTGTGCGCATTATTGGGGAATTAGGCGATATTTGCCGTTTTAAAAACCATAAACAATTAAACGCCTATGTGGGAATTGATATAATGCGCTATCAATCGGGCAATACACATTATCAAGATCGCATTAACAAGCGTGGAAATAAGAAATTACGGAAAATTTTATTTTATATGATGAAAACGATGATTACCTTACGCAAAAAAACAAGTAATCACTTAGTCGATTATTATGACAAATTAAAAACGCAACCCCAGAGAAAGCCTCATAAGGTTGCCATTATCGCGTGTATGAATAAGTTTTTGAAACTAATCTTTCACCTTATTCAACACAATGTACCATACGATTACGACACAGCTATCTCCTGTGCGTAAATGGTTGATTTAAATATATCATAGATGACCTCGAAAAAAGTAAAATTCGTAAGGTCTATTTGTCGTTGCAAATGGGGTACCCCCTCCCATACATAAAAATTATTCCTTTGTACAAAAATGTTTTAAAAACTACTTGACTGGAGGTAAGAAAGGGGCTGTCCTTTGATTTTCGGATGCCCCTTTTCATGTTTCAAAACCTTGATATTTCAATTTTCTTGAATATCACATTTTTAGGACAACCTTTTTCAAATTGGATTTTTATTATTGATTTGTACCTGTGTTTGGCATCATATTTCCAATTGAATTAGAAGCCTTTTTAAATAGTTGCTGCATTGTATCGTTACTTTTTCCCCGTGACATACTATAGGCAGTGGCTCCACCAGCAAGACTGATACCGACTAACGATAACCAAAATTTATTCCGGCTGTTGCGTCTTTTCTGCATTCGATTAACCATTTTGTTAACATTTAAGTACCGCATCCAATTCCTTCTCAAAGCCAACACCTCTTTTCACAGATTTAAGAAGAATTCTTTCTTCTTACAGTATTATTGTCTGTGAAAAGTAAGGAACTATTCAAGCAGATAATCCCATGCGAGGAATACATCTTGCAAACGAAAGACTTGTTAACGTAATCAGTTAAAGAGAGAACCTGAATTTGTAGTTGTTACAGTTGTACGTAAACCATAATGAAATGTGATAATTTTTTTGGACAACTTGTAAATATGTATTGGAAGAAACATCCTCTATTTAATAATTATCTTTTACTCATTTTTACAAATACTAAAAGAAACAAATTGGAGGAGTAATATTACAATGCTTACTGATAAACAAATGAATACCTTCCGTAAAAGATTATTAGAAGAAAAAGCAGAACTTGAGAAACGGCTTAAAGGAAATGACCAGTTAGGGATGAATAAAGGTCATTTACATGAATCAATTGGTGAACTTTCGAGTTATGACAACCATCCAGCAGATGAGGGAACAGAATTATTTGAGCGCGGTAAAGACCTTGCTTTAAACGAACATGAAGGCAATTATATGAAGAACATTGAAAAAGCTCTCCAAGCAATTGAACAAGGGACCTATGGTATATGCGAAGTGTGTGGCAAAGAAATCCCATTTGAGAGAATACAAGCACTGCCAACAACAACTTACTGTAAAGAACATAGTCCAGATCAAGTAACATCAACAGAGCGACCGATAGAAGAAGAAGTTTTAATGCCTCCCTATGGGAAATTTGATTTTGATGATTCTAATGATGAAGGTATGAGCTTTGATGCAGAGGATTCATGGCAAGAGGTAGCAAGTTGGGGGACAAGTGAAACACCATCTGACTTTTTTGAACCAAAAACAGATTATAATGATGTGAATATTGAGTCTGAAGAAAATGTCGGGTATGTTGAGGATTTCGAGAATTTTGTTGGTGTTGATATGTATGGGAAAAATATTACCGTTTATCCGAATAAACAACATGAAAAATACGAAGATGCTCTTGATAAAGAAGGTATTATGACAATGTTTGGAGATCTTCCGCCGTATGAGAAAGATCCTTACGTTGAGAATGAGGATTAAGTAGAATGGGATAAAACACGTTAAGGGACATTTAATCAATTTTTTCAATAAAGTTAATTTTTTATAAAAAAACAATTGACTAGATAAAGATAATTCTGTATAATCTGTGTTAATAACAATAATTACATAGTGTGAGTGCATACTCTTATCGCGAGAGGTGGAGGGACTAGGCCCGATGAAACCCGGCAACCTTCAAACAACATAGTTTGAAAAGGTGCCAATTCCTACAGGTCCGTATGATCTGAGAGATAAGAGGAGGAACTATAATCGTAGACCTCTTCTTAACTTGAAGAGGTTTTCTTATTTTTCACCCTCTTCAATTCTCTCTATAGGTAACTCACCGTATTATTG
Proteins encoded:
- a CDS encoding IS110 family RNA-guided transposase encodes the protein MKHVVAFDVSMGKSVMTVYDRYKRCEYEGEIEHTRSSFQLLHERLQQLKILDGQAPEIVFEATGVYSKGLEKFLCDHGYRYSRMNPLEANLQMASMRRHKTDKSDAHELAKTHFKMERDYTYQQDEYDEQIRALTRYYDEVDTEINHLWNRMHAILQLSFPELEQIITPRSALFLNIVQLYPHPTVLIAHSKTVIRNRLKDNTRKNLSLKRAEEKAIILLEVAKESYPAISSTDVRCEQVKDYAKRIADLKEKKEQLVKQMVELSKDRSEFQVLISFPGIGETTAVRIIGELGDICRFKNHKQLNAYVGIDIMRYQSGNTHYQDRINKRGNKKLRKILFYMMKTMITLRKKTSNHLVDYYDKLKTQPQRKPHKVAIIACMNKFLKLIFHLIQHNVPYDYDTAISCA
- a CDS encoding TraR/DksA C4-type zinc finger protein, producing the protein MLTDKQMNTFRKRLLEEKAELEKRLKGNDQLGMNKGHLHESIGELSSYDNHPADEGTELFERGKDLALNEHEGNYMKNIEKALQAIEQGTYGICEVCGKEIPFERIQALPTTTYCKEHSPDQVTSTERPIEEEVLMPPYGKFDFDDSNDEGMSFDAEDSWQEVASWGTSETPSDFFEPKTDYNDVNIESEENVGYVEDFENFVGVDMYGKNITVYPNKQHEKYEDALDKEGIMTMFGDLPPYEKDPYVENED